One segment of Podospora pseudopauciseta strain CBS 411.78 chromosome 5 map unlocalized CBS411.78m_5.2, whole genome shotgun sequence DNA contains the following:
- the UTP6 gene encoding U3 snoRNP protein (COG:S; EggNog:ENOG503NYHC) has protein sequence MGGAAEKARFYLERAAPELREFEEKEIFTKEEIRSLVVKRSDYEHLILSPGTKPTDFLSYISWETSLDRLRAKRCARLKIRNSSSHASQARTFNIFERAVNKHPGSLQLWFAYLDFAASVKATKRWNRIATRAIRLHPSESSLWALAGRRAAKAGDMEKARAHYLRGCRFCTTEPDLWVEYARCEMEWLQKIEAKKAGKGVRKGVNPVEAIKDTETLQEGDVIEFDEEDSEDEDMDGELMLPDPDAEGADGKPKNKKVMTEEETRKIEQSPALSGAIPMAIFDIARKQQFFGARAAEMFFDMFAQFGGVSSQERIVGHVLGAMQELYPGHACTVSCGIRQPVVGVNALSVEFPKALREVLTRLKKGLEETNDKKALVEKMVSWFDGVLAVEGLDEGIKIVLQHTKGSLEQQVAN, from the exons ATGGGTGGCGCCGCAGAAAAGGCCCGCTTCTACCTCGAGCGAGCAGCTCCCGAGCTCCGCGAGtttgaagaaaaagagatcTTCACCAAG GAGGAAATTCGCTCCCTCGTCGTCAAACGCTCCGACTACGAgcacctcatcctctcccctGGTACCAAACCAACCGACTTCCTCTCCTACATCTCCTGGGAAACCTCCCTCGACCGCCTCCGTGCCAAACGCTGCGCCCGCCTCAAAATCcgcaactcctcctcccacgcctCCCAGGCACGCACCTTCAACATTTTCGAGCGCGCCGTCAACAAGCACCCGGGCTCCCTGCAGCTCTGGTTCGCCTACCTCGACTTCGCCGCCAGTGTCAAGGCCACAAAACGATGGAACCGCATCGCTACCCGTGCCATCCGCCTTCACCCGTCCGAGTCATCTCTTTGGGCTCTGGCTGGCCGTAGAGCCGCCAAGGCGGGGGATATGGAAAAAGCCCGGGCGCATTACTTGAGAGGGTGCCGGTTTTGCACCACGGAGCCAGACCTTTGGGTGGAGTACGCCAGGTGTGAGATGGAGTGGCTGCAGAAGAtcgaggcgaagaaggctgggaagggggttagAAAGGGGGTTAATCCTGTCGAGGCGATCAAGGACACGGAAACGCTGCAAGAGGGGGATGTTATCGAatttgacgaggaggatagcgaggatgaggacatGGACGGCGAGTTGATGCTTCCTGATCCGGATGCCGAGGGTGCGGATGGGAAGCCAAAGAACAAGAAGGTCATGACAGAGGAGGAGACCAGGAAGATTGAGCAGAGCCCTGCGCTGAGTGGAGCGATACCAATGGCCATCTTCGACATAGCACGGAAGCAACAGTTCTTCGGGGCGAGGGCGGCCGAGATGTTTTTCGACATGTTTGCGCAGTTTGGCGGGGTGTCATCGCAGGAGAGGATTGTGGGGCATGTGCTGGGTGCGATGCAGGAGCTGTATCCTGGCCATGCTTGCACTGTCAGCTGCGGGATTAGACAGCCAGTTGTGGGTGTGAACGCGTTGAGTGTGGAGTTCCCCAAGGCGCTCAGGGAAGTGCTGACGAGGCTGAAGAAGGGTCTGGAAGAGACAAACGACAAGAAGGCATTGGTAGAAAAGATGGTGAGCTGGTTCGACGGGGTTTTGGCCGTCGAGGGATTGGACGAGGGGATTAAGATCGTGTTGCAGCACACAAAGGGGTCGTTGGAACAGCAGGTTGCGAATTGA
- a CDS encoding uncharacterized protein (EggNog:ENOG503P2G8; COG:S) — translation MVPKGWATSRVACAPWWLSLAWHGPGLSQRPSKFPIRSDRPPSSHTTKVNISGFAAVRFASAASTMPKRKSTHAEEPAVAAPEPRRRSMRLQRTEDETEPKAVKNEKASKADIKTEEDEPSTKKSRTSKQETEPVVNKSSPPARKATKKAVKREEVEEASPSPAPDESEQKNYWLLKAEPESRYENGVDVKFSIDDLAAKTEPEPWDGIRNYAARNNLRAMKKGDLAFFYHSNCKEPGIVGTMEIVKEHSPDLSAHDPKAPYYDPKSKPSDPKWSVVHVKFHEKFNKPITLKELRELGAPGGPLDKMQMIKQSRLSVSKVSASEWKFLMAVAERGSRP, via the exons ATGGTTCCAAAGGGCTGGGCAACGTCGCGTGTCGCGTGCGCTCCCTGGTGGCTATCCTTGGCTTGGCATGGGCCTGGTCTCTCTCAACGACCATCTAAATTTCCAATCAGATCTGACCGTCCCCCTTCATCACATACAACCAAAGTGAATATTTCAGGTTTTGCAGCCGTCCGGTTTGCGTCAGCAGCCTCCACAATGCCGAAGAGAAAGTCTACCCATGCAGAGGAGCCAGCCGTGGCAGCTCCTGAGCCGCGCCGGCGTTCAATGCGTCTGCAAAGGACGGAGGATGAGACTGAGCCCAAAGCTGTGAAGAATGAGAAGGCCTCAAAGGCAGATATCAAAACTGAAGAG GACGAGCCATCCACCAAGAAATCAAGGACCTCAAAACAGGAAACAGAGCCTGTGGTTAATAagtcctcaccaccagccagaAAAGCAACCAAAAAGGCCGTCaaaagggaggaggttgaagaagcttcaccctctcctgccCCGGATGAGTCCGAACAAAAGAACTATTGGCTTCTCAAAGCCGAGCCCGAGTCTCGGTATGAGAACGGTGTTGATGTCAAATTTTCGATTGACGACCTGGCGGCCAAGACAGAGCCAGAGCCGTGGGATG GCATCCGCAATTACGCCGCCCGCAACAACCTTCGAGCCATGAAGAAGGGTGACTTGGCCTTCTTTTACCACTCCAACTGCAAGGAGCCCGGGATCGTGGGGACGATGGAGATTGTAAAGGAGCACTCACCTGATC TGTCTGCTCACGACCCCAAAGCGCCATACTACGACCCAAAGTCCAAGCCCTCCGACCCCAAATGGAGCGTTGTTCACGTCAAATTCCACGAAAAGTTCAACAAGCCGATTACGCTGAAAGAACTCAGGGAACTGGGCGCGCCCGGGGGGCCTCTGGACAAGATGCAAATGATCAAGCAGTCGAGGCTGAGCGTCAGCAAAGTCTCGGCTTCCGAGTGGAAGTTTCTTATGGCGGTTGCCGAGAGAGG CTCCAGACCCTGA
- a CDS encoding uncharacterized protein (EggNog:ENOG503NYPP; COG:K), giving the protein MTRPFQEGPKVWQKPGLRGGDCGSLEVWVTTREALTAKNSRGSSINLRTPSFDWINDGAVPSHNGNGFAIADPAAVAGVMMDPSAFMGNPAQFNPQFANPQQLAMQNTPMRNASPSFPNAMYQTNSVIPSKRARPREDSIGQSPRQAPGMLPTSRAETPQQSPFPGYQPPGMAQQQGGQPSPYPHLQQNGSANATPSPIMSNQMRPGSVPQRVSTASPHPFSPAAQQFPQTSPVPSEHGGNPQAFMQQNAFPQGFNPQFTAQSPARPSPSPNPMGNPMMAQHMTQMQGQLPQQIQQMPQQMQNPMAGQMQNMMLQQQMGQGRGAMDPQKQQQLLYQMQMQQQRSLQQQINAQNMMQIAPNTNLTPAQIQAQAHVQAQVQHQAQQRNMMAGRPGVPNGQMPPGGMRPQQGIPAQQFLRQVPPAQFLNQLRAFFASSGQVMDQTLPTIGNQPIDLQALFHAVMKFGGYRAVTQSNGWVQVSMALNIHPQQVPAAPSHFKAIYERWLFKYEEMVKMRMQQGGMQKAPQMAPGTPTKIMPPGQMPGQMMQPGQPSPLQQGPMPSPAKPPGGQQAGMNGFPVHGQQPMMPSQTHQQRHSLSRSIQATPTNEDFSMQSPAQGKPGSMSVPGSAQAENQGMAEELAGTAKFAAPFVTNPEEYMPSSREHISYGGVDASLIKVGQELQNAMIDLPAAYELGNVDLHAITKSLQSGIHGEVRLALDVLARITASDLHSFAPTNTIPIPQIELKFCPELVEALVDCAEEQIELLAESSEEASNEIVISPYEDIVRACRIDRLTVKSIPVHGSSEYDLERAADRLICITTIFRNMSWRDDNHPALADEAVIKLLCVVIRYMGTREMLLRSNANTLDIMKDLVTLLSNIAGAIEIPGREQAFCLLQFLLAFAPNPPPTMVNGKLYFSVYDPRSHPYLPHAVDSLAKLLARDEPNRTHYTAIFTNESMLNTSPPCELLTRAFALAIAPIPDCTKEPRHPLPPLVEVRKPIIMQGLLAADIMAGLAPEFDSGVARSWLASGNGFAQNLYALVRQISSLYESQAMRPGRGPPKRDAELVYISSVGINLIRRLCEKARDPHRPAGESGIPPEILPARESVLQALQMHAREWTVEGMLTDLVAYARLVR; this is encoded by the exons ATGACTAGGCCGTTTCAGGAGGGCCCCAAG GTCTGGCAAAAGCCGGGACTTCGTGGTGGTGACTGTGGAAGTCTCGAGGTTTGGGTGACCACCCGAGAGGCGCTGACGGCGAAAAATTCTCGCGGCTCCAGCATCAACCTCCGGACTCCTAGTTTCGA TTGGATAAACGACGGCGCTGTTCCCTCTCACAATGGCAACGGCTTTGCGATCGCCGACccggctgctgttgccggCGTCATGATGGACCCTTCGGCCTTTATGGGAAATCCCGCCCAATTCAACCCGCAGTTCGCGAACCCCCAGCAACTCGCCATGCAGAATACCCCGATGCGCAATGCCTCGCCGTCGTTTCCGAACGCGATGTATCAGACCAACTCAGTCATCCCATCGAAACGGGCTCGTCCCAGAGAAGATAGCATTGGACAGTCACCGCGACAGGCACCTGGCATGCTGCCAACCTCACGCGCCGAGACACCCCAGCAGTCGCCGTTCCCGGGCTATCAACCACCAGGCATGGCGCAACAACAAGGTGGCCAGCCGTCCCCATatcctcatcttcagcaAAACGGCTCGGCCAATGCTACTCCGTCTCCCATAATGAGCAACCAGATGCGGCCAGGCAGTGTGCCACAGAGGGTGTCGACCGCATCTCCCCATCCATTCTCGCCTGCCGCGCAACAATTCCCACAGACGTCGCCGGTTCCATCTGAGCACGGAGGAAACCCGCAGGCTTTTATGCAACAGAATGCTTTTCCACAAGGCTTTAATCCTCAGTTCACGGCCCAATCTCCTGCGAggccgtcgccgtcgcccAATCCCATGGGAAACCCCATGATGGCTCAGCACATGACCCAGATGCAAGGTCAGCTTCCCCAGCAAATACAACAGATGCCTCAGCAAATGCAAAATCCAATGGCGGGTCAGATGCAAAACATGATGCTGCAGCAACAGATGGGCCAAGGGCGCGGCGCAATGGATCCCCAAAAACAGCAGCAACTTCTGTATCAAATGCagatgcagcagcagcggtcACTACAACAGCAAATCAATGCTCAGAACATGATGCAAATTGCTCCAAACACAAACTTGACACCGGCTCAAATCCAAGCCCAAGCTCACGTCCAGGCTCAAGTTCAGCACCAAGCTCAGCAGAGGAATATGATGGCCGGCAGACCAGGTGTTCCGAACGGACAAATGCCACCAGGAGGAATGAGGCCCCAACAAGGCATACCGGCACAACAGTTTTTGAGGCAGGTTCCTCCAGCCCAGTTTCTGAATCAACTCCGCGCCTTTTTTGCCTCGAGCGGTCAGGTGATGGACCAAACGCTTCCCACCATTGGGAACCAGCCTATCGATCTACAAGCTTTGTTCCACGCAGTCATGAAATTTGGAGGATACCGCGCCGTCACACAATCAAATGGTTGGGTCCAGGTATCCATGGCCCTGAATATCCACCCGCAGCAAGTACCGGCGGCACCCTCCCACTTCAAAGCAATCTACGAGCGGTGGCTGTTCAAGTATGAGGAAATGGTCAAGATGCGCATGCAGCAGGGAGGGATGCAGAAGGCTCCGCAGATGGCCCCAGGAACGCCTACTAAGATTATGCCTCCTGGCCAGATGCCGGGGCAGATGATGCAGCCCGGTCAGCCATCACCACTCCAACAAGGTCCGATGCCGTCGCCAGCCAAGCCTCCGGGTGGACAGCAAGCCGGCATGAACGGTTTCCCGGTTCACGGTCAACAGCCCATGATGCCCAGCCAGACCCACCAACAGCGCCACAGCTTGTCCAGAAGCATACAGGCCACGCCCACGAATGAGGACTTTTCTATGCAGTCTCCTGCCCAAGGCAAACCTGGCAGCATGTCTGTCCCCGGCTCGGCGCAGGCAGAAAATCAGGGAATGGCTGAGGAATTGGCGGGCACCGCCAAGTTTGCCGCCCCCTTTGTCACGAATCCCGAGGAGTATATGCCGTCTTCTCGGGAACACATATCATATGGAGGAGTTGACGCTAGCCTGATAAAGGTTGGCCAGGAGCTCCAAAACGCCATGATCGACCTGCCAGCTGCCTATGAACTCGGGAATGTCGATCTCCATGCCATCACCAAGAGTCTCCAAAGCGGCATTCATGGTGAAGTTCGGCTTGCCCTCGATGTCCTTGCAAGGATTACGGCCAGTGACTTGCACTCTTTTGCGCCGACCAACACTATCCCTATCCCTCAAATTGAACTCAAGTTCTGCCCCGAGCTGGTAGAGGCGCTGGTGGACTGCGCAGAAGAGCAGATTGAGCTACTCGCCGAAAGTTCGGAGGAAGCGTCCAACGAGATTGTTATTTCGCCCTATGAGGATATTGTCCGGGCTTGTCGCATCGATAGGCTTACCGTCAAAAGCATCCCGGTCCATGGTTCCTCGGAGTATGACCTTGAGCGTGCGGCTGACAGGCTCATATGCATCACAACTATCTTCCGCAACATGTCCTGGCGCGATGATAACCATCCGGCTCTCGCCGATGAAGCCGTCATCAAGTTGTTGTGCGTGGTCATTAGATACATGGGAACCCGCGAAATGCTGCTTCGGAGCAACGCAAACACACTGGATATCATGAAGGATCTGGTCACACTACTCAGCAACATTGCTGGTGCGATTGAAATACCAGGGCGAGAACAGGCCTTTTGCTTGTTGCAATTTCTGCTCGCCTTTGCACCCAATCCACCCCCGACGATGGTGAACGGCAAGCTGTACTTTTCAGTCTACGACCCTCGGTCGCACCCCTATCTCCCACACGCCGTTGATTCGCTGGCCAAACTACTCGCGCGGGACGAACCGAATCGGACACACTACACGGCCATCTTCACGAATGAGTCTATGCTCAACACGTCTCCACCCTGCGAACTGCTCACCAGAGCCTTTGCGCTTGCTATCGCCCCTATTCCCGACTGCACCAAGGAACCTCGCCACCCGTTGCCCCCGCTCGTCGAGGTTCGgaaacccatcatcatgcaaGGTCTCCTCGCTGCCGACATCATGGCAGGGCTGGCGCCGGAGTTTGACAGCGGAGTGGCGCGATCATGGCTGGCCTCGGGCAATGGGTTTGCGCAGAACTTGTATGCGCTCGTCCGGCAAATCAGCAGTCTGTACGAAAGCCAGGCTATGAGGCCAGGGCGTGGCCCGCCAAAGCGAGATGCCGAGCTCGTCTACATCTCGTCGGTTGGCATCAACTTGATCAGGAGGTTGTGCGAGAAGGCTAGGGACCCCCACCGCCCAGCAGGTGAGAGCGGTATTCCGCCCGAGATCCTGCCGGCGAGGGAAAGTGTTTTGCAGGCTCTGCAGATGCATGCCAGGGAATGGACCGTGGAAGGGATGTTGACTGACTTGGTCGCGTATGCCCGCCTGGTCCGCTGA
- the img2 gene encoding 54S ribosomal protein img2, mitochondrial (COG:S; EggNog:ENOG503P6ZK), whose amino-acid sequence MLRPTLLPSRLLRQQPTLTPLLRQFLSTAPSQPQKPSSSPPQSLPRQSQKTYFPFALGRSRTNNYSVYQDAKRGGNFKLTIIKKIEGNRIAFKQELVKALNLSPNDIRVNSLTGHVEVRGHHRSEIVAFLEERGL is encoded by the exons ATGCTTCGaccaaccctcctcccctcccgcctcctccggcaacaaccaaccctcaCGCCCCTCCTCAGACAGTTCCTTTCCACAGCTCCCAgccaaccccaaaaaccctcctcatccccaccacAATCCCTCCCAAGACAAAGCCAAAAGACATACTTCCCCTTCGCCCTCGGCCGCTCCCGCACAAACAACTACTCAGTCTACCAGGACGCCAAGCGCGGCGGCAATTTCAAGCTCACAATCATCAAAAAGATCGAGGGGAACAGGATAGCCTTCAAGCAGGAGCTTGTCAAGGCGCTGAATCTGTCGCCAAACGACATCAGAGTCAACAGTTTGACGGGGCATGTGGAAGTTCGG GGGCACCATAGGTCAGAGATTGTTGCTTTcctggaggagagggggttgtaa
- the INT6 gene encoding eukaryotic translation initiation factor 3 subunit E (antiSMASH:Cluster_2; EggNog:ENOG503NWSQ; COG:J): MASTTASGGSEYDLLNKLAPNLDRHMIFPLLEFSASQLVDEDGQVRDEAKARQITQAKFALTKRTNMTDYVANLYCELEGLDEAPAEYTERKKQVFSQLEKYEQQTAKITELLERDDVVNALRSDKVANLEFLKREHDVTIDMVNALFDLGNLQYSCGNYGDATETLYRFRVLSTDNDKVAYATWGRLACEILTMSWDSALEEVQKVREVIDSKLSQNPLAQLQHRTSLIHWALFPLFNYDKAREPILDLFFNAGYINTIQANCPWILRYLAVAVITNRTKAKNMGVQQKQMKDIVRIVKQEAYEYQDPITRFVHALCIDFDFEEAQQQLVLAEEVLRGDFFLLNHADEFVDSARHLIFESYCKIHARISLTDLSARLGLNAEAAEKWIVNLIRDTRLDAKIDYKEGTVVMNHPPTSVYQQVIEKTKGGFFRTQVLTSAVGGRS, translated from the exons atggcttccaccaccgccagcggcGGGTCCGAGTACGACCTGCTCAACAAGCTCgcccccaacctcgaccGCCACATGATCTTTCCCCTTCTCGAGTTCAGCGCCAGCCAGCttgttgacgaggatggaCAGGTCAGGGATGAAGCCAAGGCGCGCCAAATCACACAGGCCAAGTTTGCGCTCACGAAGCGCACCAACATGACCGACTACGTCGCCAACCTGTACTGCGAGCTCGAAGGCCTCGACGAAGCCCCCGCCGAGTACACCGAGAGGAAAAAGCAGGTCTTCAGCCAGCTGGAGAAATACGAGCAACAGACCGCAAAGATCACAGAGCTCCTCGAGCGCGACGACGTTGTTAATGCCCTCCGAAGCGACAAGGTGGCCAACTTGGAGTTCTTGAAGCGGGAGCACGAT GTCACCATCGACATGGTCAACGCCCTCTTCGACCTGGGCAACCTTCAGTATAGCTGCGGTAACTACGGTGACGCCACTGAGACTCTCTACCGCTTCCGCGTCCTTTCCACAGACAACGACAAGGTCGCCTACGCCACATGGGGTAGACTGGCTTGCGAGATCCTCACCATGAGCTGGGACtcggcgttggaggaggttcaAAAGGTCCGCGAAGTTATCGACTCGAAGCTGTCGCAAAACCCCCTCGCCCAACTGCAACACCGGACTTCCCTCATCCACTGGGctctcttccccctcttcaactACGACAAGGCCCGTGAGCCCATCCTCGAcctcttcttcaacgccggatacatcaacaccatccaggCCAACTGCCCTTGGATCCTGCGCTACCTTGCCGTGGCTGTTATCACCAACCGCACCAAGGCTAAGAACATGGGGGTCCAGCAGAAGCAGATGAAGGACATTGTCCGCATCGTCAAGCAGGAGGCCTACGAGTACCAGGACCCCATTACCCGCTTTGTACACGCCCTGTGCATCGACTTCGATTTCGAGGAGGCCCAGCAACAGCTCGTCCTTGCTGAGGAGGTCCTCCGCGGCGACTTCTTCCTTCTTAATCATGCTGATGAGTTCGTCGACTCGGCCAGACATCTCATCTTCGAGAGCTACTGCAAGATCCACGCCCGTATTTCCCTTACCGACCTCAGCGCACGGTTGGGTCTCAAcgccgaggctgccgagAAGTGGATTGTCAACCTGATCCGCGACACCAGGTTGGACGCCAAGATTGACTACAAGGAGGGTACAGTCGTCATGAACCACCCACCGACCTCTGTCTACCAGCAGGTGATTGAGAAGACAAAGGGCGGTTTCTTCCGGACACAGGTTTTGACTTCCGCGGTTGGTGGCAGGTCATAA
- a CDS encoding uncharacterized protein (antiSMASH:Cluster_2) has translation MPPERHFRVQLCTDAAEVLITSKHLFVWIFTASMWGLASCVLFKMNGSLVPDREDLMKGLF, from the exons ATGCCCCCTGAACGGCATTTCCGGGTTCAACTTTG CACCGACGCGGCGGAGGTTCTTATAACGAGCAAACACCTGTTTGTTTGGATCTTCACTGCCAGCATGTGGGGCCTTGCAAGCTGTGTATTGTTCAAAATGAATGGGTCCCTCGTTCCTGATCGTGAGGACTTGATGAAGGGTTTGTTTTGA
- a CDS encoding uncharacterized protein (COG:Z; antiSMASH:Cluster_2; EggNog:ENOG503NWHJ) — protein sequence MAESRPATRDEFQIAIMCALPLEAEAVLYLFDEFWDREGDPYGRSQQDSNEYRTGRIGQDDVVLVILAEMGTINAANAARDLLSSYVKIRLCLVVGICGGVPSPEVSRHDDYIRLGGVVI from the coding sequence ATGGCCGAAAGCCGACCTGCCACCCGGGATGAGTTCCAGATCGCGATTATGTGCGCCCTCCCGCTCGAAGCTGAAGCAGTGCTGTACCTTTTCGACGAGTTTTGGGATCGAGAGGGCGACCCCTACGGAAGATCACAACAAGACTCGAATGAATACAGGACAGGGAGAATTGGCCAAGATGATGTTGTCCTCGTTATTCTCGCTGAGATGGGCACTATAAACGCTGCCAATGCTGCCCGCGACCTCCTATCCAGTTATGTCAAGATCCGATTATGTCTTGTTGTGGGTATCTGCGGAGGTGTGCCATCACCCGAAGTTTCCAGACATGACGACTATATTCGATTGGGCGGTGTTGTTATCTGA
- a CDS encoding uncharacterized protein (antiSMASH:Cluster_2; COG:S; EggNog:ENOG503NZM0; MEROPS:MER0000432): MMLLRLVTLATSLLGLVTPALTIPSPAAPFKVKPFRVNLSKNVPHMLDLIRSTQLPAKPQYPGIGSSFGIDLDALKALKQEWLHDFDWEREQASINKFYHYAVTVEGLQIHFIHEKSKDPNAIPLLLCHGWPGSFLEFLPIIKDLTQRARTSTGRNVSFDIIIPSLPGFAFSSSPPQNWTLDDTARVYNTLMTKVLGYETYAVHGTAHGVAISFTLYDEFNTTARAAHLVFMFFHPTTPEEISARNISLSPLEQFELQRSVEWGVNGMGYFVMQTTKPNTVGLALHDNPVGQLAWIGDKYIDCRVALTQAAGTSLTFFTGSDPRAGTAPSILTTNELLRCVSLYYLTGTFRSSIYIYAQDPGAFERVPRRARTDAPLLVSFFKYNTAFWPREVIAMVGNLTKYRNHDFGGTFAGLDNPPALIEDLREIGTDWQY; the protein is encoded by the exons ATGATGCTGCTCAGACTGGTAACCCTCGCGACATCGCTGCTTGGTCTTGTTACACCGGCATTGACGATCCCATCACCTGCGGCTCCCTTCAAGGTTAAACCATTTCGGGTAAACCTTTCGAAGAATGTTCCTCACATGCTGGATCTCATCCGGTCAACACAGCTTCCGGCGAAACCGCAGTATCCAGGGATTGGGTCTTCCTTCGGGATTGATCTTGACGCTCTCAAAGCACTGAAGCAAGAATGGCTTCATGATTTTGACTGGGAACGAGAACAAGCGTCTATCAACAA aTTTTATCATTACGCAGTGACGGTTGAGGGTCTCCAAATCCACTTCATCCACGAAAAGTCCAAAGACCCAAACGCAATACCATTGCTTCTATGCCATGGCTGGCCCGGCTCGTTTCTAGAGTTTCTACCCATCATCAAAGACCTGACCCAACGAGCAAGAACGTCCACCGGCAGAAATGTCTCAtttgacatcatcatcccttCACTGCCCGGGTTTgcattctcatcatccccgccaCAAAATTGGACATTGGATGACACAGCACGTGTGTACAACACGCTCATGACGAAGGTCCTTGGCTATGAAACCTACGCTGTCCACGGAACTGCTCATGGCGTGGCTATCTCGTTTACTTTGTACGATGAGTTCAACACCACAGCAAGAGCTGCCCATCTTGTGTTTATGTTCTTTCATCCTACTACCCCTGAGGAGATTTCAGCGAGGAATATTTCTCTTTCGCCGCTGGAGCAATTCGAATTGCAAAGGTCGGTGGAATGGGGTGTCAATGGTATGGGATATTTTGTTATGCAGACAACCAAG CCCAACACAGTTGGCTTGGCCCTACACGACAACCCTGTAGGACAACTAGCCTGGATAGGCGACAAGTACATTGACTGTAGGGTAGCCCTGACACAGGCCGCTGGCACATCACTGACATTCTTCACAGGGTCGGACCCAAGAGCTGGTACAGCCCCATCCATATTAACGACAAACGAATTGTTGCGTTGTGTTTCACTCTACTACCTCACGGGGACATTTCGATCATCGATATACATCTACGCTCAAGATCCGGGTGCCTTTGAAAGAGTGCCGAGACGGGCGAGGACGGATGCGCCGCTTCTTGTGAGCTTCTTCAAGTACAACACTGCTTTTTGGCCTCGGGAGGTGATTGCAATGGTTGGGAATCTTACCAAGTATCGAA ATCATGATTTTGGAGGTACCTTTGCCGGGCTGGATAACCCGCCGGCTTTGATAGAGGACTTGAGGGAGATTGGAACTGACTGGCAATATTGA